A stretch of Arachis hypogaea cultivar Tifrunner chromosome 15, arahy.Tifrunner.gnm2.J5K5, whole genome shotgun sequence DNA encodes these proteins:
- the LOC140179373 gene encoding uncharacterized protein, whose product MVLANAHLHRTLVDQGSSADILFKPAFDKLGLDEKKLRAYPDTLYGLGDTPIKPLRYVPLHTTFKKGGKSKTLSIDFIVVDVGSAYNALIGKTILNRLGAVVSTAHLCIKFPTPEGVATIRGDQKLARKCYNESLNLREKGNEVHTIELVGVRAKEEWRP is encoded by the coding sequence ATGGTCCTTGCCAACGCCCATCTTCACAGAACCCTGGTAGATCAGGGGAGCTCAGCTGACATCCTTTTCAAGCCAGCATTCGATAAGCTGGGGttagatgaaaagaaattaagagctTACCCTGACACCCTATATGGCCTAGGAgatacgccaataaaaccactgagATATGTGCCCCTTCACACGACTTTCAAAAAGGGGggaaaatccaaaactctgagcatcgACTTCATAGTCGTCGATGTGGGGTCAGCCTATAATGCCTTAATCGGCAAAACTATCCTAAATcggctcggagcagtggtatccaccGCTCACCTTTGCATAAAATTCCCAACACCAGAGGGAGTAGCAACCATTAGGGGAGACcagaaattggcaaggaaatgctacaacgaaagcctgaacctgagagaaAAGGGAAATGAGGTGCACACAATTGAGCTCGTAGGGGTCAGAGCCAAGGAAGAGTGGCGACCATAA
- the LOC112750950 gene encoding uncharacterized protein, with protein sequence MGSVRPDTRQLLFKCLISFMYSAIIDSLCKDTLVSQAFHLYSEMLAKGISPNVITYSSLIFGLCLEGQYKEAIDLLSDMMLRNITPNVRTYSILIDGLCKEGKIKDAKSLLAVMAKHGVKPDVVTYTSLMDGYCLVNQVNRAKYIFNTMAQIRVLPNVQSYSIMINGFCKSKMVDEALNLFEEMHHKNLVPDTVTYSTLIDGLSKSKRISRALELLIEMHHRGQPANVVTYNSLLDGMFKNQQPNEAFMLFNQMKECAIDPDIFTYNILIDGLCKSGRLIDAKEIFQDLSLKGYRPNVRTYNVMINGLCKEGLFEEALALLSKMEGNGCLPDAVTFETIIRALFEKDENDMAEKLLREVVARGLLN encoded by the coding sequence ATGGGCTCTGTAAGACCGGACACACGTCAGCTGCTATTCAAGTGTTTAATCAGTTTCATGTACAGCGCAATTATTGATAGCCTCTGCAAGGATACACTTGTAAGTCAGGCTTTTCATTTATACTCTGAAATGCTTGCTAAGGGAATTTCTCCTAATGTTATCACATACAGTTCTCTCATTTTTGGATTGTGTCTTGAGGGTCAATATAAGGAAGCCATTGATTTGTTAAGTGATATGATGCTTAGAAACATTACTCCAAATGTTCGTACCTATAGTATTTTGATCGATGGGCTATGCAAGGAAGGAAAGATCAAAGATGCTAAGAGTCTATTGGCTGTAATGGCAAAACATGGTGTGAAACCAGATGTAGTTACTTATACCAGCTTAATGGATGGATATTGTTTGGTTAATCAGGTAAATAGGGCAAAATATATATTCAACACAATGGCCCAAATTAGAGTGTTACCCAATGTTCAAAGTTACAGTATCATGATTAATGGCTTCTGCAAAAGTAAAATGGTCGATGAAGCCTTGAATCTCTTTGAAGAAATGCATCACAAGAACTTGGTTCCAGACACGGTAACTTACAGCACTCTTATTGATGGCttgagcaaatcaaagagaatctCCCGTGCTTTGGAGCTTCTTATCGAGATGCATCATAGAGGTCAACCCGCTAATGTAGTCACTTACAATTCATTGTTGGATGGGATGTTCAAAAACCAACAACCTAACGAGGCATTTATGTTATTCAATCAAATGAAAGAGTGTGCCATTGATCCAGATATATTCACTTACAATATACTTATAGATGGcctatgcaaaagtggaagacttATAGATGCAAAAGAAATTTTTCAAGATCTTTCCCTTAAAGGCTATCGTCCAAATGTGAGAACATACAATGTTATGATCAATGGGCTCTGCAAAGAGGGCTTGTTTGAAGAAGCATTGGCACTCTTGTCAAAAATGGAAGGCAATGGTTGCTTACCAGATGCTGTGACTTTTGAAACTATTATTCGTGCtttgtttgaaaaagatgagaatgaCATGGCGGAGAAACTTCTTCGGGAAGTGGTTGCTAGAGGCTTATTGAATTGA